One window of the Triticum dicoccoides isolate Atlit2015 ecotype Zavitan chromosome 3B, WEW_v2.0, whole genome shotgun sequence genome contains the following:
- the LOC119278111 gene encoding 1-aminocyclopropane-1-carboxylate oxidase homolog 1-like, giving the protein MASDHRLGALKAFDDTKAGVKGLVDAGATVVPAIFHHAPESLNDAPHHHDHQFAVPVIDLAGLATPSERASVVGAVKAAAETVGFFQVVNHGVPEAAMSAMLAALRNFIEEPVEAKAPYYTRDYGQRVRYQSNFDLFHSPAANWRDTLFMDMAPEPPAPEEIPPACRAIAPEFAGLVQRLGSTLLGLLSEALGLPRGHLEKDAACLEGLSLACHYYPACPEPHLTLGTTKHSDPSFLTVLLQDAVGGLQVLVDDDGKQNPAWVDVPAVAGALVVNVGDYLQLLSNDRFKSVEHRVVAKSAGPRVSVACFFRADGSTRVLAPIVADGAAARYRNTTVDEMGRHYRAKGLDGVSALEHFRI; this is encoded by the coding sequence ATGGCCTCCGACCACCGACTCGGCGCGCTCAAGGCGTTCGACGACACCAAGGCCGGCGTCAAGGGCCTCGTCGACGCGGGAGCCACGGTCGTCCCCGCCATCTTCCACCACGCGCCCGAATCCCTCAACGACGCGCCGCATCACCATGACCACCAGTTCGCCGTCCCGGTCATCGACCTTGCCGGCCTCGCGACACCGTCGGAGCGAGCCTCGGTGGTTGGCGCCGTGAAGGCGGCCGCGGAGACGGTGGGCTTCTTCCAGGTGGTGAACCACGGCGTGCCGGAGGCGGCCATGTCGGCgatgctcgcggcgctgcggaacttCATCGAGGAGCCGGTGGAGGCCAAGGCGCCGTACTACACCCGTGACTACGGCCAGCGCGTGAGGTACCAGAGCAACTTCGACCTGTTCCACTCGCCGGCGGCCAACTGGCGCGACACCCTGTTCATGGATATGGCACCGGAGCCGCCGGCACCCGAGGAAATCCCACCGGCGTGCAGGGCCATCGCACCAGAGTTTGCcgggctggtgcagcggctggggAGCACGCTGCTCGGGCTTCTGTCGGAGGCGCTGGGCCTCCCGCGAGGGCACCTGGAGAAGGACGCCGCGTGCCTAGAGGGGCTGAGCCTCGCCTGCCACTACTACCCGGCGTGCCCGGAGCCGCACCTCACGCTGGGCACCACCAAGCACTCCGATCCCAGCTTCCTCACCGTGCTCCTCCAGGACGCCGTCGGCGGCCTCCAGGTGCTCGTCGACGACGACGGCAAGCAGAACCCGGCGTGGGTGGATGTGCCGGCAGTGGCGGGGGCGCTGGTGGTGAACGTGGGCGACTACCTGCAGCTCCTGTCCAACGACAGGTTCAAGAGCGTGGAGCACCGCGTGGTGGCAAAGAGCGCGGGGCCGAGGGTGTCGGTGGCCTGCTTCTTCCGGGCGGACGGGTCGACGAGGGTGCTGGCGCCGATCGTCGCCGACGGCGCCGCCGCGCGGTACAGGAACACGACGGTGGACGAGATGGGCAGGCACTACAGGGCCAAGGGTCTCGACGGCGTCTCCGCACTCGAACACTTCAGGATCTAA